In Candidatus Thermoplasmatota archaeon, the genomic stretch AGGATAAGAGCCAAGGTTGAAAAAGCGCGCCTAAAACTAGAAAAGAAAAAGTTGAAGGCGGAGGGAAAGACAGGGAAAAAAGAGCAAATAATTGATACGATCAAAAACACAGACTGAAAATCCAACCAAACAAAAAATTTCGACAGGTGTACATAGAAGAATGGGCTATTACAAGGGAGGGAAAAAATATGGCACTTAAGGGAGAAGGCTGCATTGATTACAGCGGCTTTCGGGCTGGTGGCTGCGCTGGCGTGGAATCAGACAATTATAGCCATTTTTAAAGAAATATTCGGCGATAACTGGGAAGGCATTCCACAAATGCTGACATATGCAATATTGGTGATCATCATAGCAGTGATTGTGACAATATGGATCGGCAAAGTTGCAGAAAAACATAAAGAATAAACCATCTCTTTCCCCTATTTTGATTCATGTGG encodes the following:
- a CDS encoding DUF5654 family protein, coding for MITAAFGLVAALAWNQTIIAIFKEIFGDNWEGIPQMLTYAILVIIIAVIVTIWIGKVAEKHKE